The genomic region tctttgaagattTTGAAAAACTGACAGGTGATGCCATCTGGACAAAGAGTTTTTATTATGGAAGAGTTTGACTAATGATTGAGTTGCTTTAGTGGTTACCAAAAGtggtgatattcaaaatatttaacaacttgTTCAGTAATGTTTATATACCAATGTTTAATATATCAATCAATACAAAATAGTCCCTTTAATCTTCTTATTAAACTGCTTGACTAGTAGTAGTTTTTAACACAAATCATTCTAAAGTTTTCCATAtcaattccttccttcttttttttcttttctttccttttcttttcttttttttcaaattgttgggAGAAATCTTTGGTTTGACATACTATCACTAAATATGATTTGATGCAAGGGGACTAGACTAGACCAAGCCATTACAATAGTTGTTCCATTAAATTGAAAGTCATTAGATGATGTGGTGTTcgaaaaagtaaaattttgtttcaaGAAAATTGTTCATAATTTTGAATCCTCTGAAGCTTCTGCTAAACTAATatcaattacattaaaaattttctaaCTCCTCTTGTTCCTGGTATTAGAAGTCACTTGGTCCTTCATCATTCTGGGCGATATTACATATGGGTTTTGCATAGTGCTCTTTATTAAGCTGGGAAATTGCTGAGAGTTGTTATCAGACATGAATGTctggttttgtcaaatgctttttccatgtTGATTGAGATGAttgttccttatgattttcttagtaacactatcttttctctagctttcttattgtaagaatacagtatataatacatataacatacaaaatatgtgttagtcatatgtgtttatgttatcagtaaggctttggtcaacagtagactattagtaaagtttttggggagtcagaagttatatgtggatttttgactatgTGTGTGGGTTGGTCAGCACCCCTAactcccatgttgttcaagagtaaaccacacatacacatgcacataaacacacacacacatacatatatatgatatgtatttttatgtatcacatgtttatatataatatataacatatatatgaatttatatataaatatattttttcatatataacatatatttagtTTATTAAGTATAATTGAAATCtattttagtttattaatatagtaagttaaattaatttattttttaatgttaggCCAGCTTTGTATTCCTAGAATCACTTCTACCTGGTCATAGTATATTAcagttttgctctttttctagattgaatttactaaaattttgtttagaaattttgcatttatgttcataacAGATATTGGCTAGTAGTTATCTTGTCCTTTTTCTATCTGGTTAACACTAACATTACACTAGTTTCATAGGCTAAATTAggatgtattttctcattttaaattccttGGAAAAGTTTGTGTAGAATTGTTACTAAGTTTTTactcaaatgtttggtagaattcaccagtgaaccaaACCAGAGTTTTTCTTTGTGGgattatttttaactataatttcaattttttgaagtgCTCTCACTGAAATAAAGTGGGGTAGTCACTGGGCTTACCACATTTCTTTCCCACCTTTCAGGAATCACTTTCTTCATTGCCTCCAATGTCTtgaatgtatatgtaaatatatttgtatgtgtgtgtgtgtctgtctctgtgtgtgtaatatatgtatttatataaatgtgtgtgttttacatatatatatatatatatagagagagagagagagagagagagtggtgagagcctgagagagagagagatgttctCTTGTTGATTTAGGCAAGAGAGTGAATCTGGCTCCTATGACTTCATCTTGACCAGAATCAGAAGACTAGACATATCTCTTTTATTTCCCAAGTCAAATTAAACTTCTTTGTCAATTTGCCTGAGTAGCAGGAATACACTTATTctaattaggatttttttttaaattatcagtttAACTAGGGACTTCCGTAGGTATGGTCAATGTGCCCATTGCTTCTTATTGAACATTGAATAGTCCTGtggattaaaattaaatttcctgtgGATAAAACTGTTCTACTGTTGATGAAGCTGCCTGCACAGGCAGCGTGATGttcaaggaagaaaattatgTATTTCTGTTCCCTTTTTTGAAGAAtatctcactttctttctttttttttattatgttatgttaatcaccatacattacatcattagtttttgatgtagtgttccatgattcattgtttgcgtgtaacacccagtgctccatgcagaacatgccctctttaatacccatcaccacgctaacccatcccctcacccccctcccctctagaaccctcagtttgtttctcagagtccatagtctctcatggttcgtctcacaTTCTGAAGGACAAATTCTTTTGGGGATGACACTTTGATTCTTAAGACCACTTCTTTTAGTTCTTAGCATTTTGTATTCCAACATTCAGAATTCTCTTTGATTCTATGTCACAAATGATTTGGGTGCCCATCATTCATAGACCAGGAATGATTCCTTGTTTCCTTTCAAAGAATCACTGCAGCAGGAGTCAGGcatgtgccttttatttttgaaaatgtacatCTCCACGTTGTTGTTCACAGATTGAACCTCTTTACCCCATCGGTGCTGTTAATCCTCTTTTCTGGACAGTAAAACTACACTTATATCCCACTCAAGAGTGGCAACTCTTGACCTTTGGGAATACAGACATCTTCATGCCTCAATAACAATTTACTTTCTTCAAACCAACggagtttcttttaaaatttgttttgctgCAAAGGGTTACAACTTTCTTCTTTCGTGGGCagtctcttttatctttttttattttttcttgttattgagtATTCTTAGTGTAATATcattgctgctgttgttgttgaaATGTAGCTTAATGTTTCATAGTGTATGTgagatataataataatgataccttgcatatatatatagggctgtgttttacatattttgacTTAGTCCATACAGCTACTCTATGAGAAGATACTATTGTTATCTCCAGTTTCCAAATGAAGAACATATGtgattggaaaatgaaaaaaaaagtggagactGTGAAAAGcatatgcaaaaataagaaatttaaatatgtttGATACCCGGTATTGAGGAGAGATTATGAGTGCTGGTAGGGTTGAGTGAATAAGCACTCAAAGATTCATAGATTTAAGTAAAAAGTCAAAATGAGTTTGAGACAATACATTATGTAAGAATACTCGAGTAATTACATCAGTATAGAAGGAGtgttacagaattttaaaatagtcgGTAGCCATTAtaaggtattttataaaatatgattttatatacacaacaaatgtataaaaaggaaaaataaaataaatttaatattactTCTGTACCATGTATTGTTTTGATATTAATTGACTGAATGAtgcatattaaaaatcatttgcaaCTATGAATgctaaaaaaatcacatatgttCTTTGCTTTAATTGTCCGATTATTCTTGACTTATAGGTGTGTCACTTGTAACTTTTATTACTAATAATTTTAGGTTAGGAGTTGTTTTTAGAATTTGATATAAGTCGTAATACCTGTCATTTAAAtgcacaaaattttatttaaaactattgGGGTTTCATAACATCTCAGAAGCTTCTTCAAATATTCCAGACCAAGACATttgactatatataaaatatactctaCTTTTATGTCATTCTTTAAAAGGTCTTTTAGAGCCCAAGATAAAAGTAGAATAGagtggaaatgtaaagaaaataaaggaatgccTTGGAAGTGGGGGTGAACCTGGTTTATATAAACCTGTAGTGATCTACTTTAAACATCCATTGCATCCAAAAAGCAAGAAATGGGTTGTATTTATTACACATTTGTGTTGGATAAAGATAGAAATTCCTGGAGGTAGTATTTGTAAAACAATGCCATGAAGGGTTATGAGTGTCCTTTTAGAAGAAACTTTATAATTAATGATGATTTTGATTGACTTTGAGCGAGATAATCACTATCTTCCAAGAAGCAAGGAGAAGACCAAATTCACTGATTCTTAAACTTCTACATAGGGACTGATTTCTTTAGTCAGTtggaaatcttaaaatataaacgAATGCTTCTCCACATTTATCTCACTAATAGATAATTTTCAATATtcagattaattaaaaaagaggTGTGATCTAGGAATCAGTATTAAAAGCAGAGTAAAACAAAGCCTCCCCCGCTGATTCTAAGGTATGGGGAAGTTTGGCAAACACTGACTTAATTGACCTCCAGGGCCTTCTTACTTTTCATGAACatcatacatttatacatatatttctaatcTCCCTTCTGGGTTTTAAGAATAACTATGTGGCTAGATCAAACTTACAGCAGATAACATAGGAATTTTCAGTCCTGTCTTTGCAGAATATAAAGAGTAAGATATTTCTTGTGGTTCAAACTGAAGACCCAAACTAAGATTCTCTTTTagttcaaataagtaaaaatgaggTACATGagacttagaaataaaaacaaagtctacTGATCGAGTGTACTCAGATAGTAGAAAAAGTCTAACATATACTGTGAAGCACTTTCGTAATTAACTACAGTTTTCTCAAAGCTTCCTTTAAAGGAATGATCAGCTGTTAAAATTCTTCAATGATGCTTGTTTGGAATCTGCTGGATCTCAAGTAAGGTACatggtttttgaaaaatttttctgaagctagttttcttaatttaacaaacattttttttttctgttcagtcTTTCATAGATCCATTATTTGAGCACCTTTTTCTTCTCAGATGctacatatttcatttaatttatacacatcatttaatttaatccttataacagtAATCCTATGGGGTAAATGTTCTAAAATACAGTTcgctgatgagaaaactgaggctttatGGAATTTGAACAATTTGCCCAAGATTAGTTAGCCAGTGAGTGGCGGGACATGGATTAAAACTCAGATTTATATGAATTAAAAGCCACACTTTTaactaataaaacattttgaCTTCAGATACACAAAAATAGCAACAGAAGCTAAATCAGTTTCACTTCTCACTCTactgtacttttaattttatgtaaatttctaaataaaaatgtgatttcaaaTATGATGCTAAGttctttgaagggaaaaaaaatgtcagttcagAAATTAAAGTAATGGAACCACAGAATTATaacataaaatctattttattccacttggatttaatttttctgatatttaaaaattattaatattttatccatGTGCCCCTTTGTCTCTTTAGTGTTTGATACTAAGATGGATAGTTActtaagaaagcaaaaaacaaaacctatgtaatattgatattttttgcTCTATTTATTTGCATTAATGTTTAATTAACAAcatagataaggaaaaaaatacttcttgTTAGGGAAGTTAATCTTGTACTTCAACCATAAGACTTCTATGTAAACAGAATAATTTCCATAACTAAGATGTTAGCATTTgacagggaagggaagcagaCATGCTGGAGTTTGGCTGCCAACAAGAGAGTGGAAATACCAGAATCAGAGATTAGAGATTCAGAGTAAATGATATAGGAAGTAGAGGTTGAACAGAGCATTTGTGTAGGAGTTTGATCCATCATGTCACATGACTTTCTTTGAGACTGATGCTTCATTCTCCCTCATGAAACAGTAATCCCATGTTTCCTAATGTTGTTTAAATAGCAGAATGTTTTGAGAACCAAATTAACTACATCTTGTGGTGGGAAAGGTTTTCACCCAGTTTTCCATTCCTAATGCAAAAATAACTTTGTAGGTGCTTGTTTGctggtttatttatttggctaATATTTACTATGCTTTTAAGATGTTATAGTAACTGTAAATGTTTCTTTTCACACTCAATCTCCTGTTATCCTCACTGTAGTCCTATAATATAGGTATTATTGGTATCTTCCATCTGACAGAAGATTTCAAGGCATTGGAAATGCAGGTAGTTATCTAGGATTCTCAATCTGATTCCATAGCTTCATAGCAAATGGCATAGAATGACTGATGTCATCACTGTCCCAGACATTCTTTGTCCATCCACATTTCTCATATTATAAGGACactaaatatattagaaaaaataaggcTATTCTGTCAGATGTGTTGCCAAGGACACCTCTCAACACTTTTTCTCTCACTGAGAACTTCAGGAACCAAAAGTTAACAAGGCATTCCACAGGCTTCATGATCATCCACTCATTTTCTCAGATAGGTCTCAGCTATGGAGGAAGAGCTGAATAGGAATTACTCAGAAGTGACTGAGTTCATTCTGCTGGGATTCAGAACAGCTCCAGACATACAGAttctcttattcttattcttcttGCTGATCTACATGGTCATTGTGGTGGGAAATAGCAGCATGATAATTGTCATTAAAATAGACTCCAGACTTCATACACCTATGTATTTCTTTCTCAGAAATTTGTCCTATTTAGATCTCTGCTACTCCACAGTCATTGCTCCCAAAACTCTGGCTACTTTTTTGTCCAAAGACAAGAAAATTTCCTACAATGGCTGTGCAACacagttctttttctttgctctctgTGTTGGGACTGAAGGCTTTCTTCTGGCCGTGATGGCATATGATCGCTTCTCAGCCATTTGCTCGCCCTTCCTCTATCCTGTACGTATGTCTCAACAGGCTTGTGTTCGTTTGGTGATTGGCTCCTATATCTGTGGAGGCATTAACTCCATGATACAAACAGGTTTCACCTTCAGTTTGCGTTTCTGTGGAGAAATCAGATTGGACCACTTTTTCTGTGATGTCCCAGCCTTAATCAAGATCTCATGCATTGACACATCTGTGAACAAGATTGTGCTGttcattctctctgccctcatcATCATCAGCACCACAACTGTCATTCTGGTTTCCTATGCTTACATCCTCTCCACTGTCTTGAAGATCCCCTCAACCCATGGCAGGAGTAAGACTTTCTCCACTTGCAGCTCTCACATCACTGTGGTGAGTTTATTCTATGGGACTGTGTTCTTCATGTATGCCCAGCCTGGGGCCATCTCCTcaccagagaaaagcaaaattatagCTGTGTTCTATACTCTTATCATCCCTATGTTAAATCCACTGATTTATAGTCTAAGGAAC from Halichoerus grypus chromosome 6, mHalGry1.hap1.1, whole genome shotgun sequence harbors:
- the LOC118518896 gene encoding olfactory receptor OR9H1-like, producing the protein MEEELNRNYSEVTEFILLGFRTAPDIQILLFLFFLLIYMVIVVGNSSMIIVIKIDSRLHTPMYFFLRNLSYLDLCYSTVIAPKTLATFLSKDKKISYNGCATQFFFFALCVGTEGFLLAVMAYDRFSAICSPFLYPVRMSQQACVRLVIGSYICGGINSMIQTGFTFSLRFCGEIRLDHFFCDVPALIKISCIDTSVNKIVLFILSALIIISTTTVILVSYAYILSTVLKIPSTHGRSKTFSTCSSHITVVSLFYGTVFFMYAQPGAISSPEKSKIIAVFYTLIIPMLNPLIYSLRNREVKNAVKRVLLRKLSFH